In the genome of Tropicibacter oceani, one region contains:
- the rplJ gene encoding 50S ribosomal protein L10 yields MDRAQKEKLVEELGQIFESSGVVVVSRYEGLTVAEMQDLRGRARAENTSVRVAKNRLAKIALAGTPCESIASLLGGMTVLTYSEDPVAAAKVCEDFAKDNKKFEILGGNMGGTALDRAGVEAVSKMPSREELIASIVGCIGAPASNIAGAIGAPASNIASILSTIEEKAEAA; encoded by the coding sequence GTGGATAGAGCCCAGAAAGAAAAATTGGTCGAGGAACTCGGCCAGATCTTTGAAAGCTCTGGCGTCGTGGTGGTTAGCCGCTACGAAGGTCTCACAGTTGCCGAGATGCAGGATCTTCGTGGGCGCGCACGCGCCGAGAACACGTCGGTTCGCGTCGCCAAGAACAGGCTCGCCAAGATTGCCCTCGCGGGTACGCCTTGTGAAAGCATCGCGTCCCTCCTGGGTGGAATGACTGTTCTGACCTATTCCGAAGACCCCGTGGCAGCCGCCAAGGTGTGTGAGGATTTCGCCAAGGATAACAAAAAGTTTGAGATCCTCGGCGGGAACATGGGCGGAACGGCTCTGGACCGGGCCGGTGTCGAAGCCGTGTCGAAAATGCCGTCGCGCGAGGAGCTTATTGCCTCCATCGTCGGCTGCATCGGCGCACCCGCATCGAACATCGCCGGCGCAATTGGCGCACCTGCATCGAACATCGCTTCCATCCTTTCGACCATCGAAGAAAAGGCGGAAGCGGCGTAA
- the rplK gene encoding 50S ribosomal protein L11 — MAKKLAGKMKLQIPAGKANPSPPVGPALGQRGINIMEFCKAFNAKTQEMEPGAPCPTVITYYQDKSFTMDIKTPPASYYLKKAAGLKPVGKRNRPKGAVLPGRETIATVTLKQVREIAEAKMKDLSANDVEAAMKIIVGSANSMGIEVK, encoded by the coding sequence ATGGCCAAGAAGCTTGCTGGCAAGATGAAGCTGCAGATCCCTGCAGGCAAAGCCAACCCGTCGCCGCCCGTGGGCCCCGCCCTGGGTCAGCGCGGCATCAACATCATGGAATTCTGCAAGGCGTTCAACGCCAAGACGCAGGAAATGGAGCCCGGCGCGCCGTGCCCGACCGTGATCACCTATTATCAGGACAAGTCCTTCACCATGGACATCAAGACGCCCCCCGCGTCTTATTACCTGAAAAAGGCCGCCGGTCTGAAGCCGGTCGGCAAGCGCAACCGCCCCAAGGGCGCCGTGCTTCCGGGCCGTGAAACCATCGCGACCGTGACCCTCAAGCAGGTGCGCGAAATCGCCGAGGCCAAGATGAAGGACCTGTCGGCGAATGACGTCGAAGCGGCAATGAAGATCATCGTTGGCTCTGCCAACTCGATGGGCATCGAGGTGAAGTAA
- a CDS encoding ATP-binding protein: MKLSSWIRDNNRMLRAVFAVCLAGSLAAILFVREQQRATDREAELYSVNSALWKISELIYETERLSGVLLAYAIGDDTQQGVALRFDILWSRTDVLSVAAGERTLVFAQVIQGYSDFLKAEEPAVFGDAPLSDADVDRMRGQLQVLSHRARSVWSEAMADKNTALHATQIADRRQGLYYRTVTAAMIGLLMLFVVIEIFSANRDRNREMRLHEAAAQSSAAKSRFLANISHEIRTPLNGILSMATELAETDLDADQRRCVDVIEQSGGLLLSTINDVLDLSKVEAGQFHIEAHAFDLRTLLNAAASLYSASAREKGLELSVETDSSVPGLVRGDGRRLRQVLNNLIANAVKFTPTGQVLVRALVDADPGLIRIEVRDTGPGIPAEAQERIFEPFTQADTSITRVHGGTGLGLTISRQLCVAMGGTLSLASDLGKGAVFSCVLPLPAVEVPKPVQADSPRAAPSDLSGMRILVVDDNATNRLILDRFIKPTGAVVTQAENGAEAVAALREARFDLVLMDIQMPVMDGVAATREIRAEEAASGRPATPVIGVTANVLSHQVDEYHAAGMDHVLPKPASKKALWQVLDSCLGRRDAA, encoded by the coding sequence ATGAAGCTGTCGTCCTGGATCAGGGACAACAACCGCATGCTGCGTGCGGTGTTCGCGGTATGCCTTGCGGGCAGCCTGGCGGCGATTCTGTTCGTCCGCGAGCAGCAGCGCGCCACGGACCGCGAGGCCGAGCTGTATTCCGTGAATTCGGCCCTTTGGAAGATCAGCGAATTGATCTACGAAACCGAACGCCTGTCCGGGGTGCTTCTGGCTTATGCCATCGGGGATGACACGCAGCAGGGTGTTGCCTTGCGCTTTGACATCCTGTGGAGCAGGACGGATGTCCTGTCGGTGGCCGCCGGGGAACGAACGTTGGTCTTTGCGCAGGTGATCCAGGGCTACAGCGACTTTCTGAAAGCGGAAGAACCCGCGGTTTTTGGCGACGCGCCCTTGTCGGATGCGGACGTCGATCGCATGCGCGGGCAGCTACAGGTCTTGTCACATCGTGCGCGCAGCGTCTGGTCCGAGGCCATGGCCGACAAGAACACGGCGCTTCACGCCACGCAAATCGCAGACAGGCGGCAGGGACTGTACTATCGCACGGTCACCGCGGCCATGATCGGGTTGTTGATGCTGTTCGTGGTGATCGAGATTTTCAGCGCGAACCGGGACCGGAACCGCGAAATGCGCCTGCACGAGGCGGCAGCCCAATCCAGCGCGGCCAAGTCGCGGTTCCTTGCCAACATCAGCCATGAGATCCGCACCCCCTTGAACGGTATCCTGAGCATGGCGACGGAACTGGCCGAAACCGATCTGGACGCGGATCAACGACGCTGTGTTGATGTCATCGAACAATCTGGCGGTCTATTGCTATCGACGATCAACGACGTGCTGGACCTGTCCAAGGTCGAGGCCGGGCAGTTCCACATCGAGGCCCATGCTTTCGATCTGCGCACGCTGCTGAACGCGGCGGCATCGCTTTATTCGGCGTCGGCGCGGGAAAAGGGGCTGGAACTGAGCGTTGAAACGGACAGCTCTGTCCCCGGGTTGGTGCGCGGCGACGGGCGCAGGCTGCGCCAGGTTCTGAACAACCTGATCGCCAATGCCGTCAAATTCACACCAACCGGCCAGGTGCTTGTCCGCGCTTTGGTAGATGCCGACCCAGGCTTGATCCGGATCGAGGTGCGGGACACCGGGCCCGGAATCCCCGCCGAGGCGCAGGAACGCATCTTTGAACCCTTCACCCAGGCGGATACGAGCATCACGCGGGTGCACGGGGGCACTGGTCTGGGCCTGACGATTTCCCGCCAGCTTTGTGTCGCCATGGGCGGGACGCTGTCGCTGGCTAGTGACCTGGGCAAAGGGGCCGTGTTCAGCTGCGTCCTGCCCTTGCCGGCGGTCGAAGTTCCAAAGCCGGTGCAGGCCGACAGCCCGCGCGCGGCCCCCAGCGATCTGAGCGGAATGCGCATTCTGGTCGTCGATGACAATGCCACAAACCGCCTGATCCTTGACCGGTTCATCAAGCCGACCGGGGCGGTGGTGACGCAGGCCGAAAACGGCGCCGAGGCGGTCGCGGCGCTGCGCGAGGCGCGCTTTGACCTGGTGCTGATGGACATCCAGATGCCAGTGATGGACGGGGTCGCCGCAACGCGTGAAATCCGGGCCGAAGAGGCCGCAAGCGGGCGACCGGCTACCCCGGTGATCGGGGTGACCGCAAATGTGCTGAGCCATCAGGTCGATGAATACCACGCCGCTGGCATGGACCATGTGCTGCCCAAACCGGCCTCGAAAAAGGCCCTGTGGCAGGTGCTGGACAGCTGCCTTGGCCGCCGGGATGCCGCATAG
- the rpoB gene encoding DNA-directed RNA polymerase subunit beta: MAQSFLGQKRLRRYYGKIREVLEMPNLIEVQKSSYKLFLDSGDQPKPMDGEGIKGVFQSVFPIKDFNETAILEFVDYDLEKPKYDVEECMQRDMTYSAPLKVTLRLIVFDIDEDTGAKSVKDIKEQDVFMGDMPLMTPNGTFVVNGTERVIVSQMHRSPGVFFDHDKGKTHSSGKLLFACRIIPYRGSWLDFEFDAKDIVFARIDRRRKLPVTTLLYALGLDQEAIMDAYYDTVTYELRKGEGWATKFFPERVRGTRPTYDLVDADSGEVIAEAGKKVTPRAVKKLIDDAKVKNLLVPFEAIVGKYAAKDIINEETGAIYVEAGDELTWEVDKDGDVTGGTLKELVDAGVTEIPVLDIDNVNVGPYMRNTMALDKNMGRDTALMDIYRVMRPGEPPTVEAASALFDTLFFDSERYDLSAVGRVKMNMRLALDKEDTQRTLDRDDIVACIKALVDLRDGRGDIDDIDHLGNRRVRSVGELMENQYRVGLLRMERAIKERMSSVEIDTVMPQDLINAKPAAAAVREFFGSSQLSQFMDQTNPLSEVTHKRRLSALGPGGLTRERAGFEVRDVHPTHYGRMCPIETPEGPNIGLINSLATFARVNKYGFIETPYRVVKDRQVTDEVHYMSATEEMRHTVAQANASLDEDGKFVNDLVSTRKSGDYTLSPSESVDLIDVSPKQLVSVAASLIPFLENDDANRALMGSNMQRQAVPTLRSEAPLVGTGIEEIVARDSGAAVMAKRAGIIDQVDAQRIVIRATEDLELGDAGVDIYRMRKFQRSNQNTCINQKPLVKVGDTVQKGEVIADGPSTDMGELALGKNVIVAFMPWNGYNYEDSILISERIARDDVFTSVHIEEFEVAARDTKLGPEEITRDIPNVGEEALRNLDEAGIVYIGADVEPGDILVGKITPKGESPMTPEEKLLRAIFGEKASDVRDTSLRVKPGDYGTVVEVRVFNRHGVEKDERALQIEREEIESLARDRDDELAILDRNIYARLRSMIEGKVAVKGPKGVKPNSEINEDLLSSLTRGQWWQLALGEEQDAKHVEALHEQYEVQKRALDARFEDKVEKVRRGDDLPPGVMKMVKVFIAVKRKLQPGDKMAGRHGNKGVISRVVPIEDMPFLADGTPVDFCLNPLGVPSRMNVGQILETHMGWAARALGLEIDEALQDYRRTGDLTPIREAMRIAYGDEVYEEGIKGMDEDTLVEAASNVTKGVPIATPVFDGAKEADVNDSLKRAGFDTSGQSVLYDGRTGDQFSRKVTVGVKYLLKLHHLVDDKIHARSTGPYSLVTQQPLGGKAQFGGQRFGEMEVWALEAYGAAYTLQEMLTVKSDDVAGRTKVYESIVKGEDNFEAGVPESFNVLVKEVRGLGLNMELLDAEEDE; this comes from the coding sequence ATGGCGCAAAGCTTCCTCGGACAGAAACGTCTTCGCCGGTACTACGGCAAGATCCGCGAAGTGCTTGAAATGCCGAACCTCATTGAGGTTCAGAAATCTTCCTACAAGCTTTTCCTAGACTCGGGTGACCAGCCCAAGCCGATGGACGGGGAAGGTATCAAAGGCGTCTTCCAGTCGGTTTTCCCGATCAAGGACTTCAACGAAACCGCCATTCTCGAGTTCGTCGATTACGACCTCGAAAAGCCCAAGTATGACGTCGAAGAGTGCATGCAGCGCGACATGACCTACAGCGCCCCGCTGAAGGTCACCCTGCGTCTGATCGTGTTCGATATCGACGAAGATACCGGCGCGAAATCCGTCAAGGATATCAAGGAACAAGACGTCTTTATGGGCGATATGCCCCTGATGACCCCGAACGGCACCTTTGTCGTGAACGGGACCGAACGTGTGATCGTTTCCCAGATGCACCGTTCGCCGGGCGTGTTCTTTGACCACGACAAGGGCAAGACCCATTCGTCGGGCAAGCTGCTGTTCGCCTGCCGCATCATTCCCTACCGCGGGTCGTGGCTGGACTTTGAATTCGACGCCAAGGACATCGTCTTTGCCCGGATCGACCGCCGCCGCAAGCTGCCGGTGACGACGCTTCTGTACGCTCTTGGTCTGGACCAAGAGGCGATCATGGACGCCTATTACGACACGGTGACCTACGAGCTGCGCAAAGGTGAAGGTTGGGCGACCAAGTTCTTCCCCGAGCGTGTGCGCGGCACCCGCCCGACCTATGATCTGGTCGACGCCGACAGCGGCGAAGTGATCGCCGAAGCCGGCAAGAAGGTCACGCCGCGCGCGGTGAAAAAGCTGATCGACGACGCCAAGGTCAAGAACCTGCTGGTGCCCTTCGAGGCGATCGTCGGCAAGTATGCCGCCAAGGACATCATCAACGAGGAAACCGGCGCGATCTACGTCGAGGCTGGCGATGAGCTGACCTGGGAAGTGGACAAGGACGGCGACGTCACCGGTGGCACGCTCAAGGAGCTGGTCGACGCCGGTGTGACCGAGATCCCGGTCCTGGACATCGACAACGTCAACGTCGGCCCCTACATGCGCAACACCATGGCGCTGGACAAGAACATGGGCCGCGATACCGCGCTCATGGACATCTACCGCGTCATGCGCCCGGGCGAGCCGCCCACCGTCGAAGCCGCGTCGGCCCTGTTCGACACGCTGTTCTTTGACAGCGAGCGTTATGACCTGTCCGCCGTTGGCCGCGTCAAGATGAACATGCGTCTTGCGCTGGACAAGGAAGACACTCAGCGCACGCTGGACCGTGACGACATCGTGGCCTGCATCAAGGCCCTGGTCGACCTGCGCGACGGCCGCGGCGACATCGACGACATCGACCACCTTGGCAACCGCCGGGTACGTTCGGTCGGCGAATTGATGGAAAACCAGTACCGTGTTGGCCTGCTGCGCATGGAGCGTGCGATCAAGGAACGCATGTCCAGCGTCGAGATCGACACTGTCATGCCGCAGGACCTGATCAACGCCAAGCCGGCGGCCGCCGCAGTGCGCGAATTCTTCGGTTCGTCCCAGCTGTCGCAGTTCATGGACCAGACCAACCCGCTGTCCGAAGTGACGCACAAGCGTCGCCTGTCGGCGCTTGGGCCGGGCGGTCTGACCCGCGAACGCGCTGGCTTTGAGGTGCGCGACGTGCACCCGACGCACTATGGCCGGATGTGCCCGATTGAAACGCCGGAAGGCCCGAACATCGGTCTTATCAACAGCCTCGCCACCTTTGCCCGCGTGAACAAGTACGGTTTCATTGAAACCCCGTACCGCGTGGTCAAGGATCGTCAGGTCACCGACGAAGTGCATTACATGTCCGCGACCGAGGAAATGCGCCACACCGTGGCACAGGCCAACGCATCGCTGGACGAGGACGGCAAGTTCGTCAACGATCTGGTCAGCACCCGGAAATCCGGTGACTACACCCTGTCGCCCAGCGAAAGCGTCGATCTGATCGACGTGTCGCCCAAGCAGCTGGTTTCGGTCGCGGCATCGCTGATCCCCTTCCTTGAAAACGACGACGCCAACCGCGCCCTGATGGGTTCGAACATGCAACGTCAGGCGGTTCCGACCCTGCGCTCGGAAGCGCCGCTGGTCGGCACCGGCATCGAGGAAATCGTGGCGCGCGATTCCGGCGCGGCCGTCATGGCCAAGCGTGCGGGCATCATCGACCAGGTCGATGCGCAGCGTATCGTGATCCGGGCCACCGAAGATCTGGAATTGGGCGATGCGGGCGTCGACATTTACCGCATGCGCAAATTCCAGCGTTCGAACCAGAACACCTGTATCAACCAGAAGCCTCTGGTGAAGGTGGGTGACACGGTTCAGAAGGGCGAAGTGATTGCCGACGGTCCGTCGACCGACATGGGCGAACTGGCCCTGGGCAAGAACGTCATCGTCGCCTTCATGCCCTGGAACGGCTACAACTACGAAGACTCGATCCTGATCTCGGAACGCATCGCCCGCGATGACGTGTTCACCAGCGTCCACATCGAGGAATTCGAAGTGGCCGCCCGTGACACCAAGCTTGGGCCCGAGGAAATCACCCGCGACATCCCCAACGTCGGCGAGGAAGCCCTGCGCAACCTCGACGAAGCGGGCATCGTCTATATCGGCGCGGACGTCGAGCCGGGCGATATCCTTGTCGGCAAGATCACCCCGAAGGGCGAAAGCCCGATGACGCCGGAAGAAAAGCTTCTGCGCGCCATCTTTGGTGAAAAGGCATCGGACGTGCGCGACACCTCGCTGCGTGTGAAGCCCGGTGATTACGGCACGGTTGTCGAAGTGCGCGTCTTTAACCGCCATGGCGTGGAAAAAGACGAACGTGCGCTGCAGATCGAGCGTGAAGAGATCGAAAGCCTGGCGCGCGACCGCGACGACGAGCTGGCGATCCTTGACCGCAACATCTATGCGCGTCTGCGTTCGATGATCGAAGGCAAGGTCGCGGTAAAGGGCCCGAAAGGCGTCAAGCCGAACTCGGAAATCAACGAGGACCTGCTGAGCAGCCTGACCCGCGGTCAGTGGTGGCAGCTGGCCCTGGGCGAAGAGCAGGACGCCAAGCATGTCGAGGCCCTGCACGAGCAGTACGAAGTGCAAAAGCGCGCTTTGGATGCCCGTTTCGAGGACAAGGTCGAAAAGGTCCGCCGCGGCGACGATCTGCCCCCGGGCGTGATGAAGATGGTCAAGGTCTTCATCGCCGTGAAGCGCAAGCTTCAGCCGGGCGACAAGATGGCCGGCCGTCACGGCAACAAGGGCGTCATTTCCCGCGTTGTGCCGATCGAGGACATGCCGTTCCTTGCGGACGGGACCCCGGTGGATTTCTGTCTGAACCCGCTGGGCGTGCCGTCGCGCATGAACGTCGGTCAGATCCTTGAAACCCACATGGGTTGGGCCGCGCGTGCGCTGGGTCTGGAAATCGACGAGGCGCTGCAGGACTATCGCCGCACCGGCGACCTGACGCCGATCCGCGAAGCCATGCGCATCGCCTATGGCGACGAGGTCTATGAAGAGGGCATCAAGGGCATGGACGAAGACACGCTTGTCGAAGCGGCTTCGAACGTGACCAAGGGTGTGCCGATCGCGACCCCGGTCTTTGACGGCGCCAAAGAGGCGGACGTGAACGACTCGCTCAAGCGGGCCGGTTTCGACACCTCGGGTCAGTCGGTTCTGTACGATGGCCGCACCGGCGATCAGTTCAGCCGCAAGGTGACGGTGGGAGTCAAGTACCTGCTCAAGCTGCACCACCTTGTCGACGACAAGATCCACGCCCGTTCCACCGGACCGTACTCGCTTGTCACGCAGCAGCCGCTGGGTGGTAAGGCGCAGTTCGGCGGCCAGCGTTTCGGGGAAATGGAGGTCTGGGCTCTGGAAGCGTACGGCGCCGCCTACACCCTGCAGGAAATGCTGACGGTGAAATCGGACGACGTGGCAGGCCGGACCAAGGTCTATGAAAGCATCGTCAAGGGTGAGGACAACTTTGAAGCCGGCGTGCCGGAATCCTTCAACGTTCTCGTCAAAGAGGTCCGCGGTCTGGGCCTCAACATGGAACTCCTGGATGCGGAGGAGGATGAGTAA
- the secE gene encoding preprotein translocase subunit SecE, with protein sequence MARTTNPLQFIQQVRAEVSKVVWPTRREVVLTTIMVFIMATLTAIFFALVDILIRSGLQGILTLFG encoded by the coding sequence ATGGCCCGCACCACCAATCCGCTTCAATTCATCCAGCAGGTCCGTGCTGAGGTTTCCAAGGTTGTCTGGCCGACCCGCCGCGAGGTCGTGCTGACGACGATCATGGTCTTTATCATGGCGACGCTGACCGCGATCTTTTTTGCGTTGGTCGATATCCTGATCCGCAGCGGTCTTCAGGGGATCCTGACGCTCTTTGGCTGA
- the rplA gene encoding 50S ribosomal protein L1, which translates to MAKLGKRTRAAREAFAGKEDITIEEAVALIKGNSNTKFDETVEIAMNLGVDPRHADQMVRGVVGLPNGTGKTVRVAVFARGAKADEALAAGADIVGAEDLMETVQGGTIDFDRCIATPDMMPVVGRLGKVLGPRNLMPNPKVGTVTMDVAEAVKAAKGGQVQFKAEKAGVVHAGVGKVSFDEAKLVENIRAFVAAVSAAKPTGAKGTYMKKIALSSSMGPGVSVDVSSATGN; encoded by the coding sequence ATGGCAAAGCTTGGAAAACGTACCCGCGCAGCCCGCGAAGCCTTTGCTGGCAAAGAAGACATCACCATCGAAGAAGCCGTCGCGCTGATCAAGGGCAACTCGAACACCAAGTTCGACGAGACCGTTGAAATCGCGATGAACCTGGGTGTTGACCCGCGTCACGCAGACCAGATGGTTCGCGGCGTTGTCGGCCTGCCGAACGGCACCGGCAAGACCGTGCGCGTGGCCGTGTTCGCCCGCGGCGCCAAGGCAGACGAAGCCCTGGCCGCTGGTGCGGACATCGTTGGCGCAGAGGACCTGATGGAAACCGTTCAGGGCGGCACCATCGACTTTGACCGTTGCATCGCAACCCCGGACATGATGCCCGTCGTGGGCCGTCTGGGCAAAGTGCTGGGCCCGCGCAACCTGATGCCGAACCCCAAGGTCGGCACCGTGACCATGGACGTCGCCGAGGCTGTCAAGGCAGCCAAGGGCGGTCAGGTTCAGTTCAAGGCCGAAAAGGCTGGCGTCGTGCACGCTGGCGTTGGCAAGGTTTCCTTTGACGAAGCCAAGCTGGTCGAAAACATCCGCGCCTTTGTCGCGGCCGTTTCCGCAGCCAAGCCGACCGGCGCCAAGGGCACCTACATGAAGAAGATCGCGCTCAGCTCCTCGATGGGCCCGGGCGTGTCGGTCGACGTCAGCAGCGCCACCGGCAACTGA
- the nusG gene encoding transcription termination/antitermination protein NusG, with the protein MAKRWYSVSVLSNFEKKIAEQIRTSVEEQGLEDQIDEVLVPTEEVIEVRRGKKVTTERRFMPGYVLVHMEMSDRGYHLINSINRVTGFLGPQGRPMPMRDAEVEAILGRVQENEDAPRTLIHFEIGEKVKVNDGPFEGFDGMVEGVDEDNQRLRVAVSIFGRETPVELEFTQVTKQ; encoded by the coding sequence ATGGCAAAGCGGTGGTATTCGGTGAGCGTGCTCTCGAACTTCGAAAAGAAGATTGCCGAGCAGATCCGCACTTCGGTGGAAGAGCAGGGGCTCGAGGATCAGATCGACGAAGTGCTGGTTCCCACCGAAGAGGTGATCGAGGTCCGTCGCGGCAAGAAGGTAACGACCGAGCGTCGCTTCATGCCCGGTTACGTGCTGGTGCACATGGAAATGTCGGACCGCGGCTATCACCTGATCAACTCGATCAACCGCGTGACCGGGTTCCTTGGTCCGCAGGGGCGCCCGATGCCGATGCGCGACGCCGAGGTCGAGGCGATCCTTGGCCGCGTCCAGGAAAACGAAGATGCGCCGCGCACGCTGATCCACTTTGAGATCGGCGAAAAGGTCAAGGTCAACGATGGCCCCTTCGAGGGCTTCGATGGCATGGTCGAGGGCGTGGACGAAGACAACCAGCGCCTGCGTGTCGCGGTGTCGATCTTTGGCCGGGAAACCCCGGTCGAACTGGAATTCACCCAGGTTACAAAGCAGTAA
- a CDS encoding molybdopterin-dependent oxidoreductase, whose translation MFRLLAFLLSCLVGSLSLPAYALDNPRSPAILTISGAIDGAAQGGMMRFDRAALEDLDWREIRTFTSFTEGEQSFSGPTLASLLQAVGVSDGVLRASAVNDYTVEIPVSHAFEHDVLLALDHNGSPMTVRTKGPIWIVYPLSEDAAKRQPFDSEMIWQLVRIEVVR comes from the coding sequence ATGTTTCGCCTACTGGCTTTTTTGCTTTCCTGCCTTGTCGGCAGCTTATCCTTGCCGGCTTATGCCCTTGATAACCCAAGGTCCCCGGCAATCCTGACAATATCCGGCGCCATCGACGGGGCGGCACAGGGCGGCATGATGCGTTTTGACCGCGCCGCGCTCGAAGACTTGGATTGGCGCGAGATTCGGACCTTTACCTCCTTTACAGAAGGCGAGCAGAGCTTTTCCGGCCCCACGCTTGCGTCATTGTTGCAGGCTGTTGGGGTCAGCGACGGGGTTTTGCGGGCCTCGGCGGTCAACGACTATACCGTCGAAATCCCGGTCTCGCACGCCTTTGAACACGACGTCCTACTGGCGCTGGATCACAACGGCAGCCCGATGACGGTGCGAACCAAGGGGCCGATCTGGATTGTCTATCCGCTGTCCGAGGATGCGGCCAAGCGCCAGCCCTTTGACAGTGAAATGATCTGGCAACTGGTCCGCATCGAGGTGGTTCGCTAG
- the rplL gene encoding 50S ribosomal protein L7/L12, giving the protein MADLKALAEQIVNLTLLEAQELKTILKDEYGIEPAAGGAVMMAGPAAEAGPAAEEQTEFDVILKSAGDKKINVIKEVRGITGLGLKEAKELVEAGGKAVKEGVSKDEAEALKKQLEEAGAEVELK; this is encoded by the coding sequence ATGGCTGATCTGAAAGCACTTGCTGAGCAAATCGTCAACCTGACGCTGCTTGAAGCACAAGAACTGAAAACCATCCTCAAGGACGAGTATGGCATCGAGCCCGCCGCTGGCGGCGCAGTGATGATGGCAGGCCCCGCAGCAGAAGCTGGCCCGGCTGCCGAAGAGCAAACCGAATTCGACGTGATCCTCAAGTCCGCTGGCGACAAGAAGATCAACGTGATCAAAGAAGTCCGCGGCATCACCGGCCTGGGCCTGAAAGAAGCCAAAGAGCTGGTCGAAGCCGGCGGCAAGGCTGTCAAGGAAGGCGTTTCCAAGGACGAAGCCGAAGCGCTCAAGAAGCAGCTTGAAGAAGCTGGCGCCGAAGTCGAACTCAAGTAA